GAGTTCTACCTCCAGTGCTCTTAttctatttttgctttcaaaattaacaggtttttttctactAATTATGAAGGCTTAATTTCTAAGAACTGTTTAGTGCTTTTAGGTAGATATATTGATACAAGTAGGTGTAttgatatgaaaaatatttgaagtcaTTCAGATCagttttttattgtctttttttaaatacttgtgcAGGCTGTCTTTAACCTTCTAAAGACTAGATCAGGCAGTTGACTGAAATTGAAAACCTGATATCAAAGCACAGTCCTTGATTTTCATGCCAAAGCCAGCACATGTTGCTATGTAGACGGCACTTTTTTTCATATAGTTTTACTGCTTCTCACAGAATTATATCCTGGAACTTCACGTACCATGCAGGAATTTCTGCAGTCTGTTAAAACTATAAATTAAAAACTACAGCTGCAAGAATCCTAGAAACTGGGTGAAAAAGTTTTCTCTGTGGAAGATTGCAATGCTCATGCCCAGAGCATTCAAGTTATGACAAAAAGATTATGGCActggttgctttttcttttaaataacgATGAAGATCTGGACAAGAGGTTGTAGAACTCAGCTCTGTGAGTAATGGGAATTATAGAAGAACATAAAGTTCTTCGTTATGTAAGTAAAGAAAGACAGTTAATaatgatttcacagaatcacacggaatcccaggttggaagggacctcagggattatctagtccaacctttctaggaagagcagagtctaaacaagatggcccagcaccctgtcccgacaactcttaaaggtgtctaacgtggccgagtcaacgacttccctggggagatcattccaatgggtgactgtcctcactgtgaaaaatttccccctggtgtccaatcggaatctccccaagagcaacttgtgtccattcccccttgtcctctccatgtgattTAAGAGGAAAACTACCCGATACCCTGCACTGCAATTTTATTGTTATCTGGACCAAAAATAATAGATAGCCTATCTGCTATGATAATGAAAATTATAACATTTCAGTACAAGGACAGggtttcaaaatttatttctagTTAATGCAGGCGACTTCAGCCTCTTTATTGACTTGAATTTTGAGATCTGTTATACTttaatgaatcacagaatggttgaggtagGAAAGGGCCTATGGAGATCATCTGGTTCAGACCCTCTGTTCAAACAGCGTCACctagagctgggtgcccaggaccatgtccagatgtcTTCTACACATCTCTGAGGAGGTAGACTCCACAACCACTCTGGTCAATCTGTGACAGTGCTCAGTCATTCTCACAGttaaagaagtgtttcctgatgttcagagggaacctcctgcgtttcagtttgtgcccattgactCTGGTCCAaggaaaagagcctggctctgtcctctttgcaccctcccttcaaggatttatacacattgatgaggtccccctgagccttctgttctccaggctgagcagtcccagctctccccgCCTTTCATCGTAGGAGAGAGGCTCCAGTTCCTCCATCATTTTTGTGGTCTTTcattggactctctccagtagctccACTGGGTCCAATTTGGCAAGTTAAAAGGATATAAAAAAGATCAGCTATAAACTTGCTCTTCACACTTTTGATGTGCCAGTGGAACATAATAGTACAAATCAAAggtaaatagaaatatttgagCAGATATAAATGCAGTAATACCTGTTTCTCTTCACACTGAATTCAGGAGATTGCACAACTTAAACATTCTTTCTTCTCAATAATAGCAGTCTGTCCTTTTTTATATTCCCCCACTTAGCAGCAACTACGTGATACTATAATACacagaaactgcttttatttaatacattgtatctctttttttaattttggattCTTTATTCCCCAGAAGTTAATCTTTTCTATGGTGTTAAGTGGTCTGAAGACCTAGAATTGGATGGAATTAAGTTGATTTTCAAAATACCTAGCTTTTTTGCAATCTGGCCATTATAACAAAGCAATACAGTATTGTAAACGCTTTGGTGCCCCCATTTGATGTGTGCAGAGGAAATACcataattatttcagaaaattattcctgAGTGGTACAATTCCGTTGACTGCAGTAACTGAGATAGTAAGTTGTCTCCTGCTATTATTATGTTGCAGTTAAGATACCAAACAAGTGTATGTATGTACAATTTGATTAGTCATTTTAACATACTCTGgcagacatttttcttccaatttaAAATTCTGACTGAACCATTTCTTAGGAAACTATAGCCTTTAGTTTTTAACCAAGATCTTCTGGGGTAAATAGGCATATTTATAAgttaataaaatacagtttgtggtttttaaaaaaattgcagtcAGAGAAATACTcaatattttgttcctttttctcataaaatattattgaatTGATGTGGACTTCAAAGTAGATTGAAATAGATGAGCCATCAAAGTTCAgaagttgtttaaaaataatttaattttaagagaCCATTCATAATTTAAGATAGTTTGATAGTAGTAGTtaaattttcatgcttttaaaatctttttcattttccacctAAAAGTAACAATGTTTGTCAAAGCTTGAAACATTGCTTAAGTCTTTACTAATACGGATATGAAGTCAATCTGTTGAATTATCTGTATTAAAAAGCTAtcactaaataaaaaaagatagcaCAGTTGAAATCCTGGGTTTGATCCTAGAGATGACCATGGTGTCAAGACATACACAACCAAGCGAAATGATACCTTTGACAGCCTTTGAACCTCTGTGGGTGTCTCAGTTCTCAGAAAGTTTCCTTGTTAAGGCAAGTTCATGTATGTGTGACTCCCTCTAGTGGATAGCTTTCTCAACTCTACACTAGGAAATGTTCTCCATATTAAAATTTCTTAACTGCAATATAAAAATCTGATGTTAAAAATCGAGAGGTCTTTGTTTCCATGGTGAAGAAGTGATTCCATTCTCATGGGCAGTCAGAATGTGTTTGGGTGTATCTCCATTTATTATCACTCattttgcaatatattttgAAGACTTTTTCGTAATGTGGTTGCTGATAATCGTATCTATATGTGCAGCTAATGTTTGTTCATTAGCGGATGgaacatcctttttttcctgtgctacAAACCTCTTCTGTTTCCCAGACTTTCATTTACGTGACTATATTCCTGAAATGTTTACAGCTCAccttaattattatttaattatatttcaggTACCACCAAAGTAAATCTTGTGAAGATCCCTTCAactgcttccagtcctcgagaCACTGCTCTAGCAGCTGTTATATGCAGTGCACTTGCAACTGTGCTCTTGGCTCTTCTTATTCTTTGTGTTATCTATTGTAAGAGGCAATTTATGGAGAAAAAACCAAGCTGTGAGTTTCCAGTTATTACTGTTTCtttgtaatatttatatatggCAATAGTTTGGCAGATCTCACTGTAggtaaataaatgaaatgtctACAGCATTCAAGCAAGTTTAGCATTGAGATGAACAAGGCAGCAGAAGTCCGAGACTCCATACAAGTTTGCCAGCTCAGTGTGGATGTTCCAGCTCCTACTGAGAAAATGCTGTGCAGATGTCCAGAAATAGTCCAGTTGCATTAATTCTGTGCCATACTCTGTTAGATGCTGCACAGATATATTTGGACCACACAGGATCCAAGCTGGGATGTCATTATAGAGTTGCAATGCCAATGTGGGAATACAGGCATGAAGGATCTGTGCATCACGTGCTATTGTGAAACACAGAATAGCTTGTCAAGATAATGAATGTAGCCAATGTAGAAGGCAGATTTGTCATTAGCAATTTTGGTTTTATGGGCATATTCAAGGTGAATTAAATGCCTAATCCAGTTAAGAtttgtaaattttttaaaaaatccataaCAGCCTGTCAATGTAATTGAGATTGTctataataaacatttttctgccccttaatttaaattaagaaaaagtcaAAAACACTCTAGTTCccatttataatttaaaaagcttaCTAAAAGATGTTTATAGCATCTAATGAACCCTGGATGTCAAACAAGAATAATACCTAGGAAGAATTGATATTACCGCTACATACAgcacaagggaaaataaaaagattgaGAGAGGCATTGTAAGAATTGTTCCTAACCTAGAAGATGCTTTACAATGTAAGTTTTGAGAAATTCAGACGTAGTGAATTCAAACTTCGGTTAGGGAAGTTTAGTAACTTGTTTGCCTTGGCCTACGATTATACAGATTAAAGGAAGTCTGCTGTTAATATAAAGCTCTTTAAGATAACAAACAATGGCTGAAAGCTGAATGTGGAAAATTTCAGATGGGAATCACTGAGAATCATTAAAAACTGCAAATATGTAACAGTGAATAAGAAATACTCTCAAATCATCAAAAAAGGGTCTTCCTGGAAGAGGCTGTAGTTGAACCAGCTGTTCTAGGGTTTGTTGCAAAATCCATGGTTTGCATTATATGAAACCACGTGATCATTGTGGATCTCTCAGTTGGCAAATGTATGGAAATACTGCATAGTATGACATTTAAGCATTCTATGAAGATAGGAGGCTTTGAACAGGAAAAAGGGTATCGTTTactaatacatatttttatttattttgtccaAAGGGTCTCTGAGATCACAAGACATTCACTACAATGGCTCTGAATTGTCCTGTTTCGATAGACCACGGCTAAATGAATACGACCACAGAACATGTTGCCAGTGCCAGAGAAGCACATCACAGACATGTGGTATGTTAGGTCTGCTAAAAGGCACTTTATGGCATGATGAACATTTATCTAACACTTGAGTTACGATACTTAACTTTAACTACAGAGCTGATACTGTCAAACTACCCTTTGTCCTAGGCTAATTTCTCGTTAAGCAGATAGAATTTCTAAGTAGCTGTTGggttatgattttttttcctgttttcattccAATGACcttccaccaaaaaaaataagagctttAAATGTCTATCTCGTTTCTGATAAAAAGCACTGCATCTGGCTTTGAGACTTAAATTTGTGTGAAGGATTTACCAGACAGTATCTAAGAATGTAACCTGCATGCTAAAGGACATTAACAACCTGAACAATTCAAATCATTGAGACTTTGTGAAGTCATATCAGAACAGATGCATTTatgaagttaaaaaatatataatttaacgCAAGAGCACAAGCTTAAATATCATCCTAATATGTTAACTCAGAATGTGGTACTTCTTCTCACACTTATCTAATTGATAAgcaaattagtttaaaaagtaGATACTCTGAACTGGCATCTGTATTACTCCTGGAGGAAGGGCTTGGCTTTTTTAagtaattcatttttaaagtaataaatcaAAGAACCCATTTCTTGCAATAACAAATCTCTTTTCTCAATATTATAATGTAACTGGCAAACTAATACTCAAATCTGAAAGAGTACAGAGGCTACGTTCATACAAAGCTTAAACACTTCTAACATTATTAAACTAATTTTCATTCCTTAGGACCAGTTCACCTGATTCCATCACTGTGCTGTGATGAAACCTGTAGCATGGAGCACAGCAGTCACAGCTGCGCTTTCCACTCACAGACTACGCTTAATGAAAGGTAACTTAGTTATATAAATGTCTGTTAAACATGAAGTATTTCTGATGCAGTCAAATTAATATTTAGACAGGTACAGTAGCTGTTTGGAGTGGAATGAGGGATTTTGATGAACTGTAGCCGTATCCTCCCATTTTGTGCAAAAACAGGTTTATGGTGAAAAATCAAATCTAAGTATTACTTGATAAATGCTGATTTTATATATCAGTTTCTCTGCAGAAGAAGTGGCTTACTTCTCTCATAGGCAGATAATCTTCCTCTTACTCTATGGTACCTTAGAGGCTTTGGTCACCCGCTCTTCTGCTATGGGTCAGCAAGGGGCTGCATAAACCTGTGAATCTGGGGTCATTAAGGTACAGTTTAGAAGTGTCatgaaggttttcttcttttagaaaCTTTTAATGACTCTGAGATTTGAAATATCtagtatttctgaatttctatCAGACTGTAACCATTATTTTCTCCTGATCAGCTGAATATAAATACAGTAGTAAAATAGTTATTTCTACAGCAGTGCCATGAGctaaatatataaaattcatGGTGTCATTCAGAGTTTCCTGGTTACAGATTTTAACACaggatgtatttatttcttttagctAGAATTGCTTGCCATATAAGGTTTACATTGATCTCCAGCTGTTTTGTTCTTATGGCCAAATGTAACTAAAAATATAGAGGCAGCTCCTTCATAGGTATTGTTTATGCAAGGTGACTTAGTGAAGTAAGTACAAGATACAAAATACCTAAAATTTCTGTAACAACTAGTTTAAATACCAGCAAGCTTGAGTCATCCTTTTACACCACCAAGGCAGACAAATTGAGAGTTGTGTACTTTGTGAGGGATCTTTTGGTTAAGGCATAAAAATAAGCGTTATATCCATGCTATGTGGACATCAAAGGTCCTGTGGTTCCTTCCAGTAGAAATGGAGTTTGCTCCAATTTCCTTTgtcaaaataatgtatttccttCAATTGTGGTGCAATGTCCTGACTTTTGACCTCATCTgtgaaaatgctttgtttttatatCAAAGCTATTAAATCATCACTTTTTAGAAATGAGTGAGGCTGCTTAAAATCTGTTATAGACAATGTTAAAGTGGGATGAGTTTTGTCACACAAATTATTACTGTATATCAGGCTTAATACAGCCTTTACAGTTTTATAAACTTGTAGACAGCTTTTGGAAGTAAAACATATTGTTGtatcttttgggttttgttaatACTTATTTTGGTGTACTATAGTAAAAAACATTATAAGGCTTTCAACAGACAGGCATGCATAGTGCACTCAGACATGTCGGTATCATCGTGGATAGATATGATATGGATGCATGATAGATAATAGAGTTTCTACTTCCACTTTATTCCATTTTccataacataaaaataatccttGTGAGAATTAAAAATCCttgcctttctttaatattatgTCCTTTCCACGTGAATGAGAATAGGAGAAAAacttttcacattttgaaagCTGGACAGAACTGTAAAATCATGCAGATAGAAGGAGTTTCAGTCAGTCTTGTTGTCTATTCCCTTCTCCTAGTCTGAAcacattttacttcttttacTTCCATTAGATATTTGTCtagcctgggtttttttggaaaaaaaaaaaacaaccctggtGTTGGAGATTCCACAGTCTTCCCAAACATCCTTCTTGCTGCAATTTAAACCTGTTATATCTTGTCTCaacaacccccacccccatgcATTAAGAACAAATAAATTCCTTCCTCTTTGTAACTGAACACTACTATAGTATTTTTAtcatatttctgttctttagaCTATAAACAATCCCAGATGTGGTTCATGTTTTCTAGAACCCTGAATTCACGGTGTAAAGGGCCCTTGGCGTCCTCTTTGCATTTAGTAATGTTCTCCAGAGCTTTCTTCATTTCCAGATGAGGAACAAACTGTAttcctttgcaaaataatttgtttgtaCAGGATGCCTCTAGAGTATTAACAATATAATGCTGTTAAACTGTCTtgaaatacctataaataccaGTGACAATAATTACAATACTGATAATATTTTCTGGAATGTTTTTGAAACCATGTGTCTTTTATCCTTCTGCAGGGCTTCTGATTCTGTTGGAGAAATGATTCCTACCTTCCTTGGTTCTCTTTCACACTCTACCTGTGGAGACATTTCAGATGCTTGGCCTCTTATGCAAAACTCAGCTTGTTGTGACAgtgtttctttctgtgaatCATATTCAGAACTGGCTGGAGGATCTGCAAAATCCTGCAGCCCGGAGACTGAAAATGCAGCCACTGTTGAGTTGGATAATAACCAGGAACTAAGTGAAGTACTTACTTCAGTTAAGTGTCTTGATGGAAATGTTGCAAAGTCCTTTGAAATCTCCAAACATAGAACATGCACAGAAGTTTCATCACTTCAGAACTCAGCGGCTGCTGAAACCCAGCCAAAGACAAAGCGTAATGGAACAGCAAATGACTCCACAGACTGATACAGAGGTAAAAACCATAGCTACAAAGGAGTGAGAATGAGTACTCAAGACATATAGAGCTAGATAAAAATAGAATTGTGAAAAGTTATAGGGTTATGTTTCTCTATAGGTTACACCTATCTAGTgctgaaataaatcaaaactcTACCAGAGGTCCAGcagtttcacatttttaagtCAATGGCTGAATTTGAAAGGTGTAATTACTCAAACTGTAATGTTGAGATAATATGAACCAGAACACAGGGGGAAGTGAGTACACCAGTCAGCGTTCATCAGGTTgggttttcttcattaaatttCAGGGGAAGAAGATCAGTTTAATAGCCTTATGACCAAACTATTATGTGAGGCTAGTCCTTGTTTGTGAAGGAAGAACTGAGGACTTGTCTTTGCTCATTGTAAACAAAGCATAAAAGACATGCAAGTGTTcatccaaaaatatttacagagcCTTCTCTGTGAAGTTATTGCAGCAGtagcagaaacagaagagaaaaaatctCAAATGCTTTTTATTGTCATTTCTATTCCCATGTCATCAGATAAAATATTCcataaaatgtccataaaatataatttaatctATAAAAGCTCAGAGAAAATGCAGGTCTGAGGTCAAAATGAGAAGAGGTTATAAACAATTGTCTCTACCACATACAGAGTAACCATGACAAAAAGTCACTCGGCTACTGCTCCATTTGTTATATGTTCTTGAATATTAGCTgtgctctgtatttttaaagtggtATTTTCTACTGTTGGAAGTAACTTGGAGCACAAGTAGCTAATCTGTGAAAGAATACCAAATTATGGCATATGTACTGGTGGTGTTACTCAAGGGTTATTGCAGGCTGtggctggaaaactgaaatagtCTCCTGTGCATGTACACAGGCAGGAACAAAAGCAGTTGCCACTAATGTTAATAATCCACCAAacttaattaagaaaattacGCTATCTGTAATTATGAAAATTTGGGGtcatctgcagaaataaaagtgCCTTCCTTTGATCCTCTTCCATTTGGTTTGCATGCCGCTTTCATATTGTTCTTAAATAAGAAGTAGAAAGCAATTagtatttaacaaaaaatacgCATATTCTGAAAACATGTAAGCGCAGTAGTTGATTCTTTGTAAATCAAGCCTTAATTCCTTAGGTGATGTTTtcaagaggaggaaagggaggtaAACAGACTGCTAAGTCAGGCATTGGTATATGCCAAATATCATTATATATGTCAAATATCATTAGGTGATAGTGGTATTCTCAAGATATATATAGGAAGGGACAATGACATGGCTATGGCTGCAAGTCTTGACGCTGCTAGTTCCCAGTTTTTCAGCCGTTATCAATAGAACTTAAATGCTCTCTTGATGTTTTAAGGAATGTATTTCCTTAttaacaagattttaaaaatcaaaggtttgtgggttttttccccactaaacCATGTATCAACTTTAGAGGTATGTGATTAATATTATTTAGAGTTTTTCTAGACGAACCACAGAGTTTCAAAATAGCACTATAACAATTAACTTATATTTCACCGTACTTGTTATGGTATATAAATTGTAAATTTTCTTACTGATTCCTGGGTGTACGTAGACattttttctgacatttcaaAATCCTCTATTCTTCGATGGTTTTGTACTATCATGTACTACTGCTGAGATTTGTGTGTACTTCTGAATAAGCAAGATGGTTTGGGATGGTtaggttttcttaattttttttctttaaaagactttactgattcattttgtttaatttctctgtgttcAGACTCTAAAGTGCATCAATATAAATGCATCTGTGGTGGAGAAATTTAAGTAGCATTTGAGAGACAGGACCAGGACTAGGCTTACCTGAGCTGTATTTTCAGGCTGAACTCTGACCAGCTGTACaattccaagaaaaatatttcatcttagTCTACCTGATATTTTCCATTTGCCCTTCATCTTTCttgtcattttgaaatattttgggggAAGGATGGTTGTTTTAGTACATGCGGATGCATTACAGTCTTGCATAGGGCCACACTTCATTATtatattgcaaaataaataatagcaTGATAAAATCAGAAgatagaatatttttatttatgtgcaCATACATATAAATTTTTCAATGGGTATTTTAATACATGTTCAGTCTTCCAGATTTAGGTGAATTTTTGTAATAAGCAGTAAgtacagctgtatttttttaggGTTTAGTCAAGTATAGAAGTACGTACAGGTTTTTATGAGTTTATGTAACTACTGTTCTAtgattttcttttaggaaaCCAAGCTATTTCTCTCGGCACTAAAGCTGAATGCTTCCCTTACGCTCCTCTGCTGATTCTCGTCAAACTTAGTCTGGTCTTCAATGTTGCATAGTTTCAaaatcagctggaaaaaaaaggcatcattTCACACCGTCTGAGCAGTTGTGTCTGAGCCATAACAGCTGTGAAGTGAAACTTAAAGGAGCACCCTGGGAGAACCCTGAAAGTGGATTTATGACCCCTTGCATCTCTTTTGAAAAAAGTACCTTCTATTCCCTCAGATTCTCAAAAAGTCTAATGGAGTGATCTTAGAAGTATATGTAAATGCAGCAAGAAATATAAATACTTCAGCGTGTTTAGGTGGGTGTCTTAAATATGGCTACAGATGTCAGAAGGCGTGGGACAAGACGTTGCCAGTTATTCTGCTTGCAGATTTATGCATGCATTAGGATATTTTTGGCTGGTTctaattttaaatcagtttccTGCTGTTGAAggacttaaaaaataaacatttctatttATGCAAGGATCATGTATTGATAAACTGAAGcttttattatatattacatTATAGTCAATAAGCTAGTTTGGGGAGTTAAAGAACTTGCATGTTACAATATGTATGGTTGAGTCCCCTCCATCCATTTATTACATTTGTGGGAGGGAGCATTGTTTTGTTAAATATAGCAGGAGATTAGCTTTAAATTAGATTTAGTTTCATGAAAGTCAGCCGTATAGGTAGGGATGTTGTGTTTAATTGGTAGTCTCAGTATTGGAATACAGCGCTTGTTGTTATAGCATGTAATTTTTGGATGTTGACATAAATGTAATCAACTGTCACATCAAAATATCAAACTGTAGCAGGTGTGCCATGAAAGTGTTCATACAATGAGACTattactaatattttttaataatgcgTTATTTTTAAGGGTCAGGCTTCATGGTGACCTAATTTGTTCATTTAGCAGGCCTTTTCACTCATGTCACTCTGTCCTTCTCACTGTAGGATTGTGTAAATTCTATTTTCtcacacaaaaaatacaaaatataacttttttttaaatacctctgaaCTGAATCCTCAAAGTTGCATGAGTGCTTAGTAAATTATCAACTCTCTGTCCTGATTGCTGttctttaagatttttttaactgcagtttGTTGCACTACATCCCATAATACCATTTGTTCTTCATCCATTTTTATCCCTAAAATAGCTTTCAACTTCTCCTAGGAATCCCAGTAACCTCTACTGATTTGTTACATGCAACAGGCTCGAACTTGTCAGTGATGAACTCCAGCAATTATTCTTTAAAGTACCCGATGTGCCTTGACAAAAGCAGAGCAATCAGCAAGAGAGATGCAAATTTGCAATAAATGTTACTCATCTTTCAACACATGGTTTGTGTGGCAATGGAAATGTTGAGACAGTATTCATATCCCATAATGGAAAAAGACTTTTGGTTTGAAGCACCCAGTAGAAGGTTGAACCTGCACAAAAATAGCTAAAGCGACTAGAGGCAGCCAAGGCAGTAGGATGCTTCAGGTGAAACCAGTGAGATTATTCATGTGTGCAGAAATCATGAACAACAGTTGCCAACTTCAAACCAAAGTGAAGAAATTAcataagtgtttttttttttttaaagtagtaagTACCACCATTTGGTCGATGACTGAACAGTGCACAGTTATACAGGGAGTACAGTTACTCAGCTAAATACAGAGTCAAAAAGAGTcattttgaataatttcttcagaTGCTTTCATAAATTTAAGAAGtgacaaaatgctgcttttcactACGTGTGCATGGAGAGATGTGTGCTTCTTTGTATATACTTTGTAAATAGAAACAATCCAATGTGCATTTCAGTATATGGCAAGATATTTTTAGAACATATGGAGATTTAACGTTTCGCTAATAacagttctttaaaatgttcagaATTTTTGCCAGCATCTGCCACAGTAAGTATGTTTTCCCATTGGAATTTACACT
The Phalacrocorax aristotelis chromosome 1, bGulAri2.1, whole genome shotgun sequence DNA segment above includes these coding regions:
- the TNFRSF19 gene encoding tumor necrosis factor receptor superfamily member 19 gives rise to the protein MDSKGLQGEDKLKMLIILLAYLVNRVICETGDCREQEFRDRTGNCILCKQCGPGMELSKECGFGYGEDAQCMTCRPNRFKEDWGFQKCKPCLDCALVNRFQKANCSATSNALCGDCLPGFYRKTKLGGFQDMECVPCGDPPPPYEPHCTTKVNLVKIPSTASSPRDTALAAVICSALATVLLALLILCVIYCKRQFMEKKPSWSLRSQDIHYNGSELSCFDRPRLNEYDHRTCCQCQRSTSQTCGPVHLIPSLCCDETCSMEHSSHSCAFHSQTTLNERASDSVGEMIPTFLGSLSHSTCGDISDAWPLMQNSACCDSVSFCESYSELAGGSAKSCSPETENAATVELDNNQELSEVLTSVKCLDGNVAKSFEISKHRTCTEVSSLQNSAAAETQPKTKRNGTANDSTD